A window of Aptenodytes patagonicus chromosome 1, bAptPat1.pri.cur, whole genome shotgun sequence genomic DNA:
GGAGCGGCGCTGCTTCCCATTCTTTCGCAGCCCGCGGCGCGCACGAGGGGTTCCCGCGTGGGCCTGCGTTTCTCGGGCCGCTGCCGCGCGCCGCGTCGCCATGGTGAGGGCGGTGCCCGCGCCGCGCgcgggaagggggcggggggagggggggggggttggtgggggcacGCGGGCAGCGGGAGCCGCGGCCGTTAACGGTCCCGaggcagcggggcggggcgggtggGCGGACCGGCGGCGCTGACCGGCTGCTCTCCCCGGCAGAGCCTGCCCCTCAACCCCAAGCCCTTCCTGAACGGGCTGACGGGGAAGCCGGTGATGGTGAAGCTGAAGTGGGGGATGGAGTACAAGGGCTACCTCGTCTCCGTCGACGGCTACATGAACATGCAGGtgagggccggggggggggcgggcgggaacCGTCGGGGTTCCCGGTGAGGTGCCTGGGGTGGGGGTGGCGAAGTGGGGCACTTCTGAAGGACCGGCGGTGCCTCGCCGGTGGGCGCTGTGTCGTGTGGGAGCGGGGTCGCTCGGCCTCCCCCGGCGGCTGTAGCCGGGCGGTGGGCCGCGGGGCGAAACCGCGACGTGCTTTGCGAAGATTCTTCGGTTATAATCATTCTGAGTTCTGCTGGTTTTCTTCTCAAGCTTGCAAACACAGAGGAGTATATAGACGGTGCGTTGTCTGGACACCTGGGTGAAGTTTTGATAAGGTAATTAGGACGTCTATGGCAGAGGCAGGGTTTCTTTAAATCTTATCATCACTTGCATTAAAACCTGTATGGCTAGGTGCTGCGTTTCTTGTCTAACTAAGATGCCAAGTGTTAACGTAACTCTTACATGAAGGCTATGACATCCCTTCTGGGGGGGGAAATGAATTTTGAAATACCTGTAAAGAAGTATTTACGATCCCTATTTCAGGTAACCAAATACCTTAGTTTTCCAGATTATTGTAGATCTGCTAATCCCTTGGCATTAGTAGCGCATATGAGTGTATTGCGACTGAAAACGTTGTGCATACTCAGGCATT
This region includes:
- the SNRPF gene encoding small nuclear ribonucleoprotein F, whose product is MSLPLNPKPFLNGLTGKPVMVKLKWGMEYKGYLVSVDGYMNMQLANTEEYIDGALSGHLGEVLIRCNNVLYIRGVEEEEEDGEMRE